Proteins from a single region of bacterium:
- a CDS encoding DUF1428 domain-containing protein, giving the protein MPKYVDGFIVPVPKKNIDVYRRLARKAGKIWKEYGALEYRECVADDVKPGKWTSFPQSVKLKKDEVVWFSWIVYESRKQRDEINAAVMKDPRLEAMTKDAVPFDGKRMILGGFKIAVDL; this is encoded by the coding sequence ATGCCCAAGTACGTCGACGGTTTCATCGTCCCCGTCCCGAAGAAGAACATCGACGTCTACCGGCGTCTCGCCCGCAAGGCCGGCAAGATATGGAAGGAGTACGGCGCGCTCGAGTATCGCGAGTGCGTCGCCGACGACGTGAAACCCGGCAAGTGGACCTCGTTTCCGCAGAGCGTGAAGCTGAAGAAGGACGAGGTCGTGTGGTTCTCGTGGATCGTCTACGAGTCCAGGAAGCAGCGCGACGAGATCAACGCCGCCGTCATGAAGGACCCGCGCCTCGAAGCGATGACCAAAGACGCGGTCCCGTTCGACGGCAAGCGCATGATCCTCGGCGGCTTCAAGATCGCCGTGGACCTGTGA
- a CDS encoding AAA family ATPase — translation MSSAPAPPPRLDRINQCLWLGDRRADLSANAFRLLDYLIERPGQLVSKDALLDAVWPDAHVVDAVLSVTISHLREALGDDPRQPRFIETLHRRGYRWIGAFAPETPGRPSADAAGPALVGRDAALAQLDAAAARAAAGRRQTVFVTGEPGIGKTTLVDHFLASVAAQRSVVARGQCIDGYGRSEAYLPLLEALQQVVYSCDDAIEILRSRAPTWLLQLPGLLSPADHDELRRSLASSTGARMVRELQQVLEALSADRTLVLVLEDLHWGDAATVSVLGGLAMRREPARLLVIATYRPVDAVAELHPIVQLEHELAARRQCIEIALDGLEVDAVASYLAARFADAAFPSDLARRLHAQTAGNPLFLLNAVEDLEQREWLVRVDGAWCCHVDAERLDHAVPESTRAMIDARLGRLPAALLAMLEAASVIGPSFASQTVAAALDRDAGDVELDCTALARAGRFVKEIEPAHWPDGSSGAQYAFRHTLYQQVLYGRVTAARRQSLERAVAGRLERGFGDAPEVAGLLATHWERGGDVERAVAHQARAAGIARSRYDFEQAAAQYRHALDLLRRLPASAERDAREIVLQSELVTTVFSTTGPGAAEIEDIAGRIDTLSSAAETTPALLNALFGLIALCITRGDLGRAEALGQGVLHRAAEVDWGAFQAAVARGLLGFTQHRRGCLTAATPNLTAGAALPLIGAVGMLEPSIGFESDLGFTHFLMGELRRGLETMHHADARAGATGHPPTIVYSSSNMIRIGQMIGDRALVDRAAVTMGEIADRLAQPRFAAYRLICIGWLGMDAGDPEGLATFREGVRIMAADSHLVYAPFSTCQAAAGFVRLGRLDDARATLAEAFRLLEATEARWCEPDLHRVQAALSLASSPRGKGWARATREAERSLRRAIDVAQAQGARWWELRAWFDLAKLGPDAGDATAIDALRRLHTAIDEGSAIPVLDDVRAFLAARPA, via the coding sequence ATGTCCTCCGCGCCAGCCCCGCCTCCACGCCTCGATCGGATCAACCAATGCCTCTGGCTGGGCGACCGGCGCGCCGACCTGTCGGCCAACGCGTTCCGGTTGCTCGATTACCTGATCGAGCGACCGGGCCAGCTCGTGAGCAAGGACGCATTGCTCGACGCAGTGTGGCCGGATGCGCACGTCGTCGACGCGGTCCTGAGCGTGACGATCAGCCATCTCCGCGAGGCGCTCGGCGACGATCCCCGCCAACCGCGCTTCATCGAAACGCTCCACCGTCGTGGCTATCGATGGATCGGTGCCTTCGCGCCGGAGACACCGGGCCGACCGTCTGCGGATGCCGCCGGTCCGGCACTCGTCGGTCGCGATGCCGCGCTTGCGCAGCTCGACGCCGCTGCCGCGCGCGCCGCCGCGGGACGCCGGCAAACCGTCTTCGTCACCGGCGAGCCCGGCATCGGGAAGACGACGCTGGTCGACCACTTCCTCGCCTCGGTCGCCGCGCAGCGCAGCGTCGTCGCGCGCGGCCAGTGCATCGACGGGTACGGCAGGAGTGAGGCTTACCTGCCGCTCCTCGAAGCGCTCCAGCAGGTGGTCTACTCGTGCGACGACGCGATCGAGATCCTTCGCAGCCGGGCACCGACCTGGCTGCTGCAGCTTCCCGGTCTGCTCTCGCCCGCCGATCACGACGAGCTGCGGCGGTCGCTCGCGTCGTCCACCGGCGCACGCATGGTGCGCGAGCTCCAGCAGGTGCTCGAGGCCCTGTCGGCCGACCGCACGCTCGTCCTCGTTCTCGAGGATCTGCATTGGGGCGACGCGGCGACCGTGTCGGTGCTCGGCGGTCTCGCCATGCGACGTGAGCCGGCCCGGCTGCTCGTCATTGCAACGTATCGTCCGGTCGATGCGGTCGCGGAGCTCCACCCGATCGTGCAGCTCGAGCACGAGCTGGCGGCGCGGCGGCAGTGCATCGAGATCGCGCTCGACGGACTCGAGGTCGACGCGGTGGCCTCCTACCTGGCGGCACGCTTCGCGGACGCCGCGTTTCCCTCCGACCTGGCTCGCCGCCTGCATGCCCAGACCGCGGGCAATCCGTTGTTCCTGTTGAACGCCGTCGAGGACCTCGAGCAGCGCGAGTGGTTGGTCCGGGTCGACGGCGCGTGGTGCTGCCACGTCGATGCGGAGCGGCTCGACCACGCCGTCCCGGAGAGCACGCGCGCGATGATCGACGCGCGGCTGGGGCGCCTGCCGGCGGCCCTGCTGGCGATGCTCGAGGCCGCGAGCGTCATTGGTCCGAGCTTCGCGAGCCAAACCGTCGCGGCGGCGCTCGACCGCGATGCCGGCGACGTGGAGCTCGACTGCACCGCGCTGGCGCGCGCCGGACGCTTCGTGAAGGAGATCGAGCCGGCGCACTGGCCCGACGGCAGCAGCGGCGCGCAGTATGCGTTTCGCCACACGCTCTACCAGCAGGTGCTGTACGGACGTGTCACGGCCGCGCGCCGCCAGAGCCTGGAACGCGCCGTCGCCGGACGCCTCGAGCGCGGCTTCGGCGACGCCCCCGAGGTGGCCGGGCTGCTGGCCACCCACTGGGAACGCGGCGGCGACGTGGAACGCGCCGTCGCCCATCAGGCGAGAGCCGCCGGGATCGCGCGCTCGCGCTACGACTTCGAGCAAGCCGCCGCGCAGTATCGTCACGCGCTCGATCTGCTGCGCCGCCTGCCGGCGAGCGCGGAGCGCGACGCGCGCGAGATCGTCCTGCAATCGGAACTCGTGACGACGGTGTTCTCGACGACCGGCCCCGGCGCGGCCGAGATCGAGGATATCGCCGGCCGCATCGACACGCTCAGCAGCGCGGCGGAGACGACGCCGGCGCTGCTGAACGCCCTCTTCGGTCTGATCGCGCTCTGCATCACGCGCGGCGACCTCGGCCGTGCCGAAGCGCTCGGCCAAGGAGTGCTGCATCGCGCGGCGGAGGTGGACTGGGGCGCGTTCCAGGCGGCCGTGGCGCGCGGCCTACTCGGCTTCACGCAGCACCGCCGCGGGTGCCTGACGGCGGCCACTCCGAACCTGACGGCCGGCGCGGCGCTGCCACTGATCGGCGCCGTCGGGATGCTGGAGCCCTCGATCGGATTCGAAAGCGACCTCGGGTTCACGCACTTCCTGATGGGTGAGCTGCGACGCGGCCTCGAGACCATGCATCACGCCGACGCGCGCGCCGGGGCCACCGGTCATCCCCCGACGATCGTCTATTCGTCGTCGAACATGATTCGCATCGGCCAGATGATTGGCGACCGCGCGCTGGTCGATCGAGCGGCCGTAACGATGGGAGAGATCGCCGATCGCCTCGCGCAACCACGCTTCGCGGCCTACCGGCTCATCTGCATCGGCTGGCTCGGCATGGACGCCGGCGACCCGGAAGGACTCGCGACGTTCCGGGAGGGCGTGCGGATCATGGCGGCCGACAGCCACCTGGTCTACGCGCCGTTCTCGACCTGTCAGGCCGCCGCCGGGTTCGTGCGGCTCGGCCGGCTCGACGACGCGCGCGCCACGCTGGCGGAGGCGTTCCGGCTCCTCGAGGCGACGGAAGCGCGCTGGTGCGAGCCGGACCTGCACCGCGTGCAGGCCGCGCTCTCGCTCGCATCGTCTCCGCGCGGCAAGGGGTGGGCGCGGGCGACGCGCGAGGCCGAGCGATCCCTGCGCCGCGCGATCGACGTGGCGCAGGCGCAGGGCGCCCGCTGGTGGGAGCTGCGCGCGTGGTTCGATCTCGCGAAGCTCGGGCCGGATGCGGGCGACGCGACCGCGATCGATGCCCTGCGCCGGCTGCACACGGCGATCGATGAGGGCAGCGCGATCCCCGTTCTGGACGACGTCCGAGCGTTTCTTGCGGCGAGACCCGCGTAG
- a CDS encoding DUF1566 domain-containing protein — MMRIHTAGLVLTVALGATLAFGQASPGLSTCQKAMAKESATYVRAVGQTVDKCLGKMSAAVVKGGVTTAAAASATARFCAAAFARLADTGGAKELGTRFDTKVGLKCDAAGAAPTLGTANLGEYCKTFGGDGTIDDFAEWRTCIRAGADAEAREAIATRWPRALEYFAALIAAIDAQPAGSRSAAGREALIALDAWIEGPVDDDKPDPAAAETGLLATGATQCQPVSYHSGRAMGPCRLEPKDQDGFAQAGFDARYTDNGDGTITDQVTGLTWEKLGDDGSIHRSDGVYGFAEAINLKIAALNAGGGFAGHIDWRLPNRRELESLVDSSALDPAVRPVFDDACSPGCSALECSCTQPAPYWTSTAYQADPSNAWIVDFYQGRVFAIGFSAQARVRAVRGGVHVAAAGAVTAAADGKAPASLATCQKAVAAESAKYVRVVTDTVGTCLDRMSGEVVGRGATPAAAARGAGSTCVGAFAKLAGTTSPEHALAARFDAKVAAKCDPALDADTWTIGARTLAAGNLSAYCAQRGGDGEISSFPEWQHCVRTAADAQAREAIALRWPRALEYFAALATELAAAPASGTTSDALAALRALDSALEGTTDDDRPEPPPPPPAGLLATGQTQCVQADLSSLGPCPGGLAGQDGAVRAGIAPSYTDNGDGTITDHVTGLMWEKLSDDDSIHDRDHPYFLAGAHFNKVARLNRHGFAGYSDWRVPNRRELESLVDAGRVAPAIDPIFAHGCSPGCSVLECSCMADAGYYSSTYARFPGGQGAQVRVDFHDGAVAFSGDRVRAVRGGNAPVKTFVDQAPEAMDVDTKHPWKQECIPITLFGRDDDSSMLFVELLTPPQNGFLVSDIVPGVSLPLPGNGQIPAAMPDGGHPDVFWGPYDHAQRSIYGTYIEPSGEMLWAHTVCYVTFSWTFLGTDSFTYRVRDNEGTASNVAIGTLTVFED; from the coding sequence ATGATGAGAATCCATACCGCCGGCCTGGTCTTGACGGTGGCGCTCGGTGCGACCCTGGCGTTCGGGCAGGCGAGCCCGGGTCTCAGCACCTGCCAGAAGGCGATGGCCAAGGAGAGCGCCACCTACGTCCGCGCGGTAGGACAGACGGTCGACAAGTGCCTCGGCAAGATGTCAGCGGCCGTCGTGAAGGGCGGCGTCACGACCGCCGCGGCCGCGAGCGCCACGGCCAGATTCTGCGCCGCGGCGTTCGCGCGCCTCGCCGACACGGGTGGGGCCAAGGAGCTCGGCACCCGCTTCGACACCAAGGTCGGGCTGAAGTGCGATGCCGCCGGCGCTGCCCCGACGCTCGGCACCGCCAACCTGGGCGAGTATTGCAAGACCTTCGGCGGCGACGGCACGATCGACGATTTCGCCGAGTGGCGGACGTGCATCCGTGCCGGGGCGGATGCCGAAGCCCGCGAGGCGATCGCGACGCGCTGGCCGCGGGCGCTCGAGTACTTCGCGGCGCTCATCGCGGCGATCGACGCGCAGCCTGCGGGCAGTAGATCCGCCGCGGGGCGCGAGGCGCTCATCGCCCTCGACGCCTGGATCGAAGGTCCCGTCGACGACGACAAACCCGATCCGGCGGCGGCCGAGACGGGCTTGCTCGCTACCGGGGCGACGCAATGCCAGCCGGTTTCCTACCACTCGGGCCGAGCCATGGGGCCGTGTAGGCTGGAGCCGAAAGACCAGGACGGCTTTGCCCAGGCCGGCTTCGACGCTCGCTACACCGACAATGGCGACGGCACGATCACGGACCAGGTGACCGGGCTCACATGGGAGAAGCTCGGCGACGACGGATCGATCCATCGGAGCGACGGCGTCTATGGGTTCGCCGAGGCGATCAACCTGAAGATCGCCGCGCTGAACGCCGGCGGGGGCTTCGCGGGCCATATCGACTGGCGCCTCCCCAATCGGCGCGAGCTGGAAAGCCTGGTCGATTCGAGCGCCCTCGATCCCGCCGTCCGCCCCGTGTTCGACGACGCCTGCTCTCCAGGCTGCTCGGCTCTCGAGTGCAGCTGCACGCAGCCGGCGCCGTACTGGACGTCGACCGCCTACCAGGCCGACCCGTCGAACGCGTGGATCGTCGACTTCTACCAAGGGCGTGTCTTCGCGATCGGCTTCAGCGCGCAGGCACGCGTACGCGCGGTACGCGGCGGCGTACACGTAGCCGCGGCCGGCGCGGTCACGGCCGCAGCCGACGGCAAGGCCCCCGCCAGTCTGGCCACGTGCCAGAAGGCGGTCGCCGCGGAGAGCGCCAAGTACGTGCGCGTGGTGACCGACACCGTCGGTACGTGTCTCGACCGGATGTCGGGCGAGGTCGTCGGCCGCGGCGCAACGCCGGCGGCTGCGGCACGCGGCGCCGGCTCGACCTGCGTCGGGGCCTTCGCGAAGCTCGCCGGCACGACATCGCCCGAGCACGCGCTCGCCGCGCGCTTCGACGCCAAGGTGGCCGCGAAATGCGACCCGGCGCTGGATGCCGACACCTGGACGATCGGCGCCCGGACACTCGCCGCCGGGAACCTGAGCGCCTACTGCGCACAGCGCGGCGGCGACGGCGAGATCTCCTCGTTTCCGGAGTGGCAGCACTGCGTGCGGACGGCCGCCGATGCCCAGGCGCGCGAGGCGATCGCGCTCCGCTGGCCGCGAGCGCTCGAGTACTTCGCCGCGCTCGCGACGGAGCTCGCGGCCGCACCGGCGAGCGGCACCACGAGCGACGCGCTCGCGGCGCTTCGCGCGCTCGACAGCGCGCTTGAGGGTACCACCGACGACGACCGGCCGGAGCCACCGCCCCCGCCGCCGGCGGGCCTATTGGCGACCGGGCAGACGCAGTGCGTACAGGCCGACCTGAGCAGCCTGGGGCCGTGCCCGGGCGGGCTCGCGGGCCAGGACGGCGCGGTCCGCGCGGGCATCGCGCCGAGCTACACCGACAACGGCGACGGCACGATCACCGACCACGTCACCGGCCTCATGTGGGAGAAGCTCAGCGACGACGACTCGATCCACGATCGCGACCACCCGTACTTTCTCGCGGGCGCTCACTTCAACAAGGTCGCCCGGCTGAACCGACACGGCTTCGCAGGCTACAGCGACTGGCGGGTGCCGAACCGGCGCGAGCTCGAGAGCCTGGTCGACGCCGGACGCGTGGCGCCCGCGATCGATCCCATCTTCGCGCACGGCTGCTCTCCGGGATGCTCGGTGCTCGAGTGCAGCTGCATGGCGGACGCGGGCTACTACTCGTCGACCTACGCGCGATTCCCGGGCGGGCAGGGCGCGCAGGTCCGCGTCGACTTCCACGACGGGGCCGTCGCCTTCTCCGGCGACCGCGTGCGCGCCGTTCGTGGCGGCAACGCCCCGGTGAAGACGTTCGTGGATCAGGCGCCCGAGGCGATGGACGTCGACACGAAGCACCCGTGGAAGCAGGAGTGCATCCCGATCACCCTCTTCGGCCGGGACGACGACTCCTCCATGCTTTTCGTCGAGCTCCTGACGCCACCTCAGAACGGCTTTCTCGTGTCCGACATCGTCCCCGGCGTGTCACTGCCGCTGCCCGGCAACGGACAGATCCCCGCGGCGATGCCCGACGGCGGCCATCCCGACGTGTTCTGGGGTCCGTACGACCACGCGCAACGCTCGATCTACGGCACCTACATCGAGCCGTCGGGCGAGATGCTCTGGGCGCACACGGTCTGCTACGTGACGTTCTCCTGGACGTTCCTCGGTACGGATTCGTTCACGTACCGGGTCCGCGACAACGAGGGGACGGCCAGCAACGTCGCGATCGGGACGCTCACGGTCTTCGAGGACTGA
- a CDS encoding SDR family oxidoreductase, protein MQIGKETRALVTGANGGIGTAIARALHAAGATIVVTGRRADALRPLADAIGAHVVVADLAQPADVVRCMDEAGPIDVLVANAALPSSGPLTSFDDDQIDRALDVNLRAPIVMARHAAPGMLERGRGQIVFISSISGKVAGPGTSMYSATKFGLRGFSLGLREDLHGTGVGVTTIFPGFISDAGMFADTKVTLPRGAGTRTPEQVADAVLRAIRDDPAEITVAAFEQSLGALLAGISPPLVASIQRLVGGGKIARQIADAQAHKR, encoded by the coding sequence ATGCAGATCGGGAAGGAGACCCGCGCGCTCGTCACCGGGGCGAACGGCGGGATCGGTACCGCGATCGCGCGCGCGCTGCACGCCGCGGGCGCCACGATCGTGGTCACGGGCCGGCGCGCCGACGCCCTGCGGCCGCTCGCCGACGCCATCGGTGCGCACGTCGTGGTCGCCGACCTCGCACAGCCTGCCGATGTGGTGCGCTGCATGGACGAGGCGGGACCCATCGACGTGCTGGTGGCCAACGCCGCGCTGCCGTCGAGCGGGCCGCTCACGAGCTTCGACGACGACCAGATCGACCGCGCGCTCGACGTGAACCTGCGCGCGCCGATCGTCATGGCGCGCCACGCGGCGCCCGGGATGCTCGAGCGCGGCCGCGGCCAGATCGTCTTCATCTCGTCGATCTCGGGGAAGGTGGCGGGGCCCGGGACGAGCATGTACTCGGCGACGAAGTTCGGGCTGCGCGGCTTCTCGCTCGGGCTGCGCGAGGACCTGCACGGCACGGGCGTCGGCGTGACGACGATCTTCCCCGGCTTCATCAGCGACGCCGGGATGTTCGCCGACACGAAGGTCACGCTGCCGCGCGGCGCGGGGACGCGCACGCCCGAGCAGGTCGCCGACGCCGTCCTGCGCGCCATCCGCGACGATCCGGCCGAGATCACCGTCGCCGCCTTCGAGCAGTCCCTCGGCGCGCTCCTCGCCGGCATCAGCCCGCCGCTCGTGGCGTCGATCCAGCGCCTGGTCGGCGGCGGCAAGATCGCTCGGCAGATCGCCGACGCACAGGCGCACAAGCGCTGA
- a CDS encoding alpha/beta hydrolase, protein MRGMLVWATLLLAVPGWATTNQPGELEVVGGVSFTHRFAVTAATSWHYVEGGNPDGEVVVFFAGLPESWFSFHHQMVDLAPSHRVISIDLFGQTVRPASGSFDRVAIARDLIGLLDAIGVERTNWVSHDWGTVISDALVGLHSDRILRYARLEAPLHITDPTLTPQATFFQNLGFTQRFFANPQNVVNTLYGDAGLAPTVTARLVEELSHTDQVALVAHRLFLDNFPGVTPEAGAAFKAENVAYAGATDIPVLLVQADEDPRQPLYFFDGSSGAPTAASLYDSAPFVELEIIEDSGHFSELEQPAQVSAALRTLLQQPAATTGPKRWILSAYQSLDENDPVDDPHLPLACPDVVPGVPYGGIPVVFAEELVGGHGGQPNAVDPAAFAVTLRTVRGTTSAPVVCALLAPASGGSENRTVTLIGEFGPGVSPRGKVRSLTVEVVGDLFTETGINLNPLALGTPVAFQVTAPFAAGPPLVYAELARLPDPTQEHTCPAGTDWVVRLVFAGGVTQVAGRGPACSGGKGRSAKCYLDSFGCRLSNAGAQDYVRHGAPPGLRACTCEGRPRDGCGVIRLRDQSGGRLQPFAIGDLFDGDNDLELCLRDADMPTGFAIPRMVRPQPGRFSDPHRDRNRRQRWLRIVGAGG, encoded by the coding sequence ATGCGCGGCATGCTCGTCTGGGCGACGCTGCTCCTGGCCGTACCGGGGTGGGCCACGACCAACCAGCCCGGCGAGCTCGAGGTCGTCGGCGGCGTCTCGTTCACGCACCGGTTCGCCGTCACCGCGGCCACGTCGTGGCACTACGTCGAAGGCGGCAATCCGGACGGAGAGGTCGTGGTCTTCTTCGCTGGACTCCCCGAGAGCTGGTTCTCGTTTCATCATCAAATGGTGGACCTCGCGCCGAGCCATCGCGTGATCAGCATCGATCTCTTCGGTCAGACCGTACGCCCGGCCAGTGGGTCGTTCGATCGCGTCGCCATCGCGCGTGACCTCATAGGCCTCCTGGACGCCATCGGGGTCGAACGCACGAACTGGGTTTCGCACGACTGGGGCACCGTGATCTCCGACGCGCTGGTGGGGCTCCACTCGGACCGCATCCTGCGCTACGCGCGGCTCGAGGCGCCGTTGCACATCACCGACCCAACGCTCACGCCGCAGGCGACGTTCTTCCAGAATCTCGGCTTCACGCAGCGCTTCTTCGCCAATCCCCAGAACGTGGTGAACACGCTCTACGGCGACGCCGGTCTCGCCCCCACGGTGACCGCGCGGCTCGTCGAGGAGCTCTCGCACACGGACCAGGTGGCGCTCGTCGCGCACCGGCTGTTCCTCGACAACTTCCCCGGCGTGACGCCGGAAGCCGGCGCCGCCTTCAAGGCCGAGAACGTCGCCTACGCGGGCGCGACCGACATACCCGTCCTCCTGGTCCAGGCGGACGAGGACCCCCGGCAGCCGCTCTACTTCTTCGACGGATCGTCCGGAGCCCCGACCGCGGCGAGCCTCTACGACAGCGCCCCGTTCGTCGAGCTGGAGATCATCGAAGACTCGGGGCACTTCAGCGAGCTCGAGCAGCCGGCGCAGGTGAGTGCGGCGCTCCGGACGCTGCTGCAGCAGCCCGCGGCGACGACCGGTCCGAAGCGCTGGATCCTCTCGGCTTACCAAAGCCTCGACGAGAACGATCCCGTCGACGACCCTCACTTGCCGCTCGCGTGTCCCGACGTCGTCCCCGGCGTGCCGTACGGGGGCATCCCGGTCGTCTTCGCGGAGGAGCTCGTCGGGGGCCATGGGGGCCAGCCGAACGCCGTCGATCCTGCCGCGTTCGCCGTGACGCTGCGGACGGTGCGCGGAACGACGTCCGCACCGGTCGTGTGCGCGCTGCTGGCGCCCGCGAGCGGCGGCTCGGAGAACCGCACCGTCACCCTCATCGGCGAGTTCGGCCCGGGCGTCTCCCCGCGTGGCAAGGTGCGGAGCCTGACGGTCGAGGTGGTCGGCGACCTGTTCACCGAGACCGGCATCAATTTGAATCCGCTCGCGCTCGGGACGCCGGTCGCATTCCAGGTGACGGCACCCTTCGCGGCCGGGCCGCCGCTCGTCTATGCCGAGCTCGCCCGACTGCCGGATCCGACGCAGGAGCACACCTGCCCGGCCGGCACGGATTGGGTCGTCCGCCTCGTCTTTGCCGGCGGGGTGACACAGGTGGCCGGGCGTGGACCGGCGTGCTCGGGCGGGAAAGGCCGGAGTGCGAAGTGCTACCTCGACTCGTTCGGCTGCCGGCTGTCCAATGCGGGCGCGCAGGACTACGTTCGACACGGTGCACCGCCGGGGCTGCGGGCGTGTACTTGCGAGGGCAGGCCCCGCGATGGCTGCGGGGTCATCCGGCTGCGCGATCAGAGCGGCGGTCGCCTGCAACCGTTTGCGATCGGGGATCTATTCGACGGCGACAACGACCTGGAGCTCTGCCTCCGGGACGCGGACATGCCGACCGGGTTCGCCATCCCGCGCATGGTGCGACCCCAGCCCGGCCGCTTCTCCGACCCGCACCGCGACCGCAATCGCCGTCAGCGGTGGCTGCGAATCGTCGGCGCCGGCGGCTAG